The Vibrio astriarenae genome contains a region encoding:
- the gmhB gene encoding D-glycero-beta-D-manno-heptose 1,7-bisphosphate 7-phosphatase encodes MAKPAVFLDRDGVINVDHGYVHDEHDFEYVEGVFEATRKFKEMGYMLVLVTNQSGIARGKFTEDRFISLTQWMDWNFSDNGVEFDGIYYCPHHPEHGIGEYKQDCDCRKPKPGMFNSAKDFLKIDMAKSVMVGDKAEDLMAAEVAGVGTKILVRTGKPVTEKGEAIADAVLDSIADVPSYLAK; translated from the coding sequence TTGGCGAAACCAGCAGTATTTTTAGACCGTGATGGCGTTATTAATGTAGACCATGGTTATGTTCATGATGAACATGACTTTGAATATGTCGAAGGTGTGTTCGAAGCAACTCGAAAATTCAAAGAAATGGGGTATATGCTCGTGTTAGTCACCAATCAATCAGGTATCGCGCGCGGTAAGTTTACAGAAGATCGTTTTATCTCTTTGACTCAATGGATGGACTGGAACTTTTCAGACAACGGCGTTGAGTTTGATGGCATCTACTATTGCCCACACCATCCAGAACACGGTATCGGTGAGTACAAGCAAGATTGTGACTGTCGTAAGCCTAAACCTGGGATGTTTAACTCAGCAAAAGACTTCTTGAAAATCGATATGGCCAAATCTGTCATGGTGGGTGATAAAGCAGAAGACCTAATGGCAGCGGAAGTTGCGGGTGTCGGTACGAAAATCTTGGTACGCACAGGCAAGCCTGTCACTGAAAAAGGTGAAGCGATCGCGGATGCTGTGCTAGATAGCATTGCCGATGTGCCGAGCTATCTTGCAAAATAG
- a CDS encoding efflux RND transporter periplasmic adaptor subunit, which produces MNKPLFIGLLSLSTLLVMPTAEARGRGASVITVVTEEVDAHAVSQSLSLVGKLEAEQSVDLASEVTGRVDKILVKANNSVDKGQVLIALNNDRAQANFAEAQAYLKDEQRKLAEFERLVKRNAITQTEIDAQKASVSIAQARLDVAQADLNDHYIRAPFAGTVGFIDFSRGQLVNPGDELLSLDDLSVMELDLQVPERYLSQIDKGLKVKATTAAWGKTQFEGEVVAIDSRINQETLNLRVRIHFTNQDNKLKPGMLVSSFMAFPPISAPIIPVQALEYSGTKRFVYVIDENNTAARREVILGARIENEVVIEEGLNIGEQIVVQGIVNMRDGAKVSILGQEQQEPQSKDGKSAKADK; this is translated from the coding sequence ATGAACAAACCACTATTTATCGGACTCCTCTCTCTTTCAACTTTGCTGGTTATGCCAACGGCTGAAGCAAGAGGGCGCGGTGCCTCAGTGATTACGGTTGTAACCGAAGAAGTAGATGCTCATGCCGTCTCTCAATCTTTGTCATTAGTGGGCAAACTTGAGGCGGAGCAATCTGTTGATTTGGCGTCAGAAGTCACAGGACGGGTCGATAAAATCCTAGTTAAAGCCAACAATTCGGTCGATAAAGGACAAGTGTTAATTGCCCTAAATAATGACCGAGCACAAGCGAACTTTGCAGAAGCGCAGGCTTATCTAAAAGATGAGCAGCGTAAGCTTGCCGAATTTGAACGCTTAGTAAAGCGCAATGCGATTACACAAACTGAAATTGATGCTCAAAAAGCCAGCGTTTCTATCGCACAAGCGCGTTTGGATGTCGCCCAAGCGGATCTTAACGATCACTACATTCGCGCACCATTTGCTGGAACAGTGGGCTTTATTGATTTTAGCCGTGGTCAACTGGTGAATCCGGGCGACGAACTCCTCTCTCTGGATGATCTATCGGTGATGGAGTTGGATCTCCAAGTACCAGAGCGCTACTTGTCTCAGATCGACAAAGGTTTGAAAGTAAAAGCAACAACCGCAGCATGGGGTAAAACTCAGTTTGAGGGTGAAGTCGTCGCCATTGATTCACGCATCAACCAAGAAACCCTCAATTTACGTGTGCGCATCCACTTTACTAACCAAGACAACAAACTAAAACCGGGCATGCTGGTTTCTTCGTTTATGGCGTTTCCACCGATTTCAGCCCCTATTATTCCAGTGCAGGCTTTGGAGTACTCGGGCACGAAACGTTTTGTTTACGTGATCGATGAGAACAACACAGCAGCTCGCCGCGAAGTTATCTTAGGCGCACGTATCGAAAACGAGGTTGTTATCGAAGAAGGTCTGAATATCGGTGAACAAATCGTGGTTCAAGGCATCGTGAATATGCGTGATGGAGCGAAAGTCTCGATTCTTGGCCAAGAACAACAAGAGCCTCAGTCGAAAGATGGCAAATCAGCAAAGGCGGATAAATAA
- the treC gene encoding alpha,alpha-phosphotrehalase → MAMTNNDNQWWKKAAIYQIYPKSFCDSGGKGTGDIQGIISKLDYLDKLGVDALWLTPIYESPMVDNGYDIADYYQVNPDFGTMADFDELLSKAHQRGIRIIMDIVVNHTSTEHVWFQSALGDKQSPYRDYYIWKDPVNGGAPNNWQSKFGGNAWALDEKTGQYYLHLFAKEQADLNWENPKVRDEVKKVISFWAEKGVDGFRLDVINLISKQQDFASDDMGDGRRFYTDGPKVHDYLQEISEAVFQKYGSVTVGEMSSTTLEHCQQYSSLDGRELSMVFNFHHLKVDYPNGEKWTKAPFDFLQLKQIFNHWQTGLNGKGWGALFWCNHDQPRVVSRLGNDQQYRVESAKMLATSVHMMQGTPYIYQGEEIGMTNPGYTELSQYRDLESTNMYRIMVDEQGVTHDDMMAILAQKSRDNSRTPMQWDDQAHAGFTTGEPWLSVADNYHDINAKSALAEPHSVFYFYQRLIALRKEVEVITTGDYLDLYPQHSAIFGYQRRSETQTLVCLNNYYDQPVSCELPNQLPLDQADYILGNYSLDEMKAVEHQQNLRPYETRVILIHH, encoded by the coding sequence ATGGCAATGACAAATAACGACAATCAGTGGTGGAAAAAAGCGGCTATCTACCAGATCTACCCGAAAAGTTTTTGTGACAGTGGCGGCAAGGGCACGGGCGACATTCAAGGCATCATCTCCAAGTTAGATTATCTCGACAAACTAGGCGTAGATGCACTGTGGCTGACACCTATTTATGAGTCGCCAATGGTCGATAACGGCTATGATATTGCTGATTACTATCAAGTAAATCCAGACTTTGGCACGATGGCAGATTTTGATGAGCTGCTTTCAAAAGCACATCAACGTGGTATTCGCATTATTATGGATATTGTGGTTAACCATACTTCAACTGAGCATGTCTGGTTCCAGTCTGCACTGGGTGATAAGCAAAGCCCATATCGAGACTATTACATATGGAAAGATCCAGTGAATGGTGGCGCTCCGAATAACTGGCAGTCTAAGTTTGGTGGGAACGCATGGGCACTGGATGAGAAAACAGGCCAATACTACCTTCACCTGTTCGCCAAGGAACAAGCGGATCTCAACTGGGAAAATCCTAAAGTTAGAGATGAAGTGAAGAAAGTGATCAGCTTCTGGGCTGAAAAGGGGGTAGATGGTTTCCGCCTTGATGTGATTAACCTGATCTCTAAACAGCAGGATTTTGCCTCTGACGATATGGGTGATGGCCGTCGCTTCTATACGGATGGACCCAAAGTTCACGACTATCTACAGGAGATTAGCGAAGCAGTATTCCAAAAATACGGCAGTGTCACGGTAGGGGAGATGTCTTCAACGACGTTAGAGCACTGCCAGCAGTACTCGTCTCTCGACGGTAGAGAGCTTTCTATGGTGTTTAATTTTCATCACTTGAAAGTCGATTATCCCAATGGAGAGAAATGGACTAAGGCACCGTTTGATTTCTTGCAGCTAAAACAGATCTTCAATCATTGGCAAACTGGCCTAAATGGAAAAGGGTGGGGGGCACTATTTTGGTGTAATCATGATCAACCCCGAGTTGTCAGTCGTTTGGGTAATGACCAGCAGTATCGTGTTGAATCAGCGAAGATGTTGGCCACTTCCGTTCACATGATGCAGGGCACACCGTATATCTATCAGGGTGAAGAGATTGGCATGACCAATCCAGGCTACACCGAACTGTCTCAGTATCGTGACCTAGAGAGTACGAACATGTATCGCATTATGGTGGATGAGCAAGGAGTCACTCATGACGATATGATGGCGATACTCGCGCAGAAATCCCGAGATAACTCGAGAACCCCAATGCAGTGGGATGATCAAGCACATGCAGGTTTTACTACTGGCGAACCGTGGCTTTCGGTGGCTGATAACTATCATGACATTAATGCTAAGTCGGCGCTGGCTGAGCCGCATTCGGTGTTTTATTTCTATCAGCGTTTGATTGCTCTACGCAAAGAAGTTGAAGTCATTACAACTGGGGATTACCTAGATCTGTATCCTCAACATAGTGCTATTTTCGGCTATCAAAGACGCAGCGAGACACAGACGTTGGTGTGTTTGAATAACTATTACGACCAACCTGTAAGTTGTGAACTACCAAATCAATTACCATTGGATCAAGCAGATTACATACTCGGGAATTACTCACTTGATGAGATGAAGGCAGTCGAACATCAGCAAAATCTTCGTCCATACGAAACACGTGTGATTTTGATACATCACTAG
- the treB gene encoding PTS trehalose transporter subunit IIBC, giving the protein MSKIAKQDVQRLIELVGGADNIASVSHCLTRLRFVLNDTDVADIKALEALPLVKGCFTNAGQFQVVIGTEVDEVYKVLIGLTGQTEASKDEAKNAARQNMNILERGISHLAEIFVPLLPAIITGGLILGFRNVIGDIRMFDGQTLTEISQFWATVHSFLWLIGEAIFFFLPVGVCWSTVRKLGGTPILGITLGVTLVSPQLMNAYLIGKEVPEVWDFGLFVIEKVGYQAQVIPAMLAGMALAFIETNLKRIVPSYLYLVVVPFVSIIVSVILAHSLIGPFGRMLGNGVAFAAKAAMTGDFAIIGSTIFGFLYAPLVITGIHHTTNAVDLQLMQELGGTPIWPLIALSNIAQASAVVGIIIISKKHGERDISVPAAISAYLGVTEPAMYGINLKYKFPMLSAMIGSALAAAICGSAGVMANGIGVGGLPGILSIQPQFWGVFALAMLVAIVVPVALTLGLYKRAESKGELEAANA; this is encoded by the coding sequence ATGAGCAAGATAGCGAAGCAAGATGTTCAACGTCTCATTGAGTTAGTCGGTGGCGCAGACAATATTGCCAGTGTGAGCCATTGTTTAACACGTTTGCGTTTTGTGCTGAATGATACCGATGTCGCTGATATTAAGGCACTCGAAGCACTACCTTTAGTTAAAGGCTGCTTTACAAATGCAGGGCAATTTCAAGTTGTCATCGGTACAGAAGTAGACGAAGTGTACAAGGTGCTGATTGGCTTGACGGGCCAAACTGAAGCAAGCAAAGACGAGGCAAAGAACGCAGCACGTCAAAACATGAATATTCTTGAGCGCGGTATCTCTCACCTTGCTGAAATCTTTGTTCCTCTTTTGCCAGCAATTATTACGGGTGGTTTGATTCTTGGCTTCCGTAATGTCATTGGCGATATCAGGATGTTTGATGGGCAGACCTTAACGGAAATCAGTCAGTTTTGGGCCACGGTACATTCATTTTTATGGCTGATTGGTGAAGCGATATTTTTCTTCTTACCTGTGGGAGTGTGCTGGTCGACGGTTCGTAAGTTGGGTGGTACGCCAATTTTGGGGATTACCTTGGGTGTCACCTTGGTTTCTCCTCAGCTTATGAATGCCTATTTGATCGGTAAGGAAGTCCCGGAGGTGTGGGACTTTGGGCTGTTTGTGATTGAAAAAGTCGGTTATCAAGCGCAGGTTATTCCAGCAATGTTGGCGGGTATGGCATTAGCGTTTATCGAAACTAACCTGAAACGTATCGTCCCTTCATACCTTTATCTTGTCGTTGTGCCATTTGTTTCCATTATTGTTTCAGTGATCCTCGCTCATTCACTCATTGGACCGTTTGGTCGTATGCTAGGTAATGGTGTTGCATTTGCTGCCAAAGCCGCAATGACCGGTGACTTTGCGATAATCGGCTCAACTATTTTTGGCTTCTTGTATGCACCATTAGTCATCACAGGTATTCACCACACTACCAACGCAGTTGATCTTCAGCTTATGCAAGAGCTTGGCGGTACACCTATTTGGCCTCTGATCGCGTTGTCAAATATTGCACAAGCCTCGGCAGTCGTTGGCATCATCATAATAAGCAAAAAGCATGGTGAACGTGACATCTCAGTTCCCGCGGCGATCTCTGCTTACTTAGGTGTCACAGAGCCTGCGATGTACGGTATCAACCTGAAATACAAGTTCCCGATGCTTAGTGCGATGATTGGCAGTGCGTTGGCTGCCGCCATTTGTGGTAGCGCTGGCGTGATGGCAAATGGAATTGGGGTCGGTGGTTTACCGGGTATTCTATCGATCCAGCCACAGTTTTGGGGTGTGTTTGCTCTGGCGATGTTAGTCGCGATTGTGGTTCCCGTCGCTCTGACATTGGGCTTATATAAGCGTGCCGAGTCAAAAGGCGAACTCGAAGCGGCGAACGCATAA
- a CDS encoding D-Ala-D-Ala carboxypeptidase family metallohydrolase has product MIRSLFPRLVLASVLFTHYLPSLSAEDYQALYKDSHNLTYDDLIVEVHGLKLPTRTAFLGWMIMNGVTEEVTAIHQQFIEAGIYEKKGVTMPLHLVLLQGTDWVLNDTSLFTLPSPENVPNMIRTLKFIQQYVEPELGPLIPVSGKRSTIYNESAGGAPRSKHMEFCALDLVPMNDITRTELHRKLMKIYNVAGRENGMGLGLYSGVRFHIDTCGHRSW; this is encoded by the coding sequence ATGATCCGTTCTCTTTTTCCCCGATTAGTTCTAGCGTCAGTCCTATTTACTCACTATCTACCCTCATTATCTGCGGAAGATTACCAAGCTCTCTACAAGGACAGCCACAACCTAACTTATGATGACTTAATCGTTGAGGTACACGGTTTAAAACTTCCAACGAGAACCGCTTTCTTGGGTTGGATGATCATGAACGGTGTCACTGAAGAGGTAACGGCGATTCACCAGCAGTTTATCGAGGCCGGCATTTACGAAAAAAAAGGCGTCACAATGCCATTGCACCTCGTTCTACTTCAGGGTACCGACTGGGTACTCAACGACACTTCACTTTTTACCCTACCTAGCCCAGAAAATGTTCCAAACATGATCAGAACACTCAAGTTCATTCAGCAATACGTTGAACCAGAACTAGGACCGCTGATCCCTGTATCTGGTAAGCGCAGCACAATCTACAACGAGTCAGCAGGCGGTGCGCCAAGAAGTAAACACATGGAGTTTTGCGCTCTCGATCTGGTTCCGATGAACGACATAACTCGCACCGAGTTACACCGAAAGCTGATGAAGATATACAACGTCGCGGGAAGAGAAAATGGTATGGGATTGGGGCTTTATTCTGGAGTGCGGTTTCACATTGATACGTGTGGGCATCGAAGTTGGTAG
- a CDS encoding methionine ABC transporter permease: MSFKSVTEWLSLNGDLLLRATWETVYMVAVAGIVGFAVGIPLGVILHTTKKGGLLENVKFNAILGAIVNIGRSVPFLVLMVAIIPVTKLLVGTFIGTTAAIVPLTIGAIPFVARLIEGALLEVPTGLVEAAQSMGATPTQIITKVLLPEALPTIVNSVTITLVTLVSYSAMAGTVGGGGLGDVAIRYGFHRYDVVIMAVTVVMLIVLVQIIQSIGDAIVRRVDHR, encoded by the coding sequence ATGTCCTTTAAGAGTGTAACTGAATGGCTAAGCCTAAACGGCGATCTTTTGCTTCGCGCGACTTGGGAAACGGTCTACATGGTTGCGGTTGCGGGTATTGTTGGCTTCGCAGTGGGCATCCCACTGGGCGTAATTCTACATACCACAAAGAAAGGTGGTCTACTTGAGAATGTGAAGTTCAATGCCATTCTAGGCGCCATCGTTAATATTGGTCGCTCGGTACCATTTTTGGTTCTTATGGTCGCCATCATCCCGGTAACTAAGTTGCTGGTGGGCACATTCATCGGCACCACAGCCGCTATCGTTCCACTGACGATCGGTGCCATTCCCTTTGTTGCTCGCCTGATTGAAGGTGCTCTGTTGGAAGTACCAACAGGCCTAGTGGAAGCAGCACAGTCAATGGGAGCAACACCTACACAGATTATAACCAAGGTACTGCTTCCTGAAGCTCTACCGACCATCGTTAACTCAGTCACCATCACTCTTGTGACTCTGGTCAGCTACTCAGCGATGGCGGGCACAGTTGGCGGAGGCGGTCTTGGTGACGTAGCCATCCGCTATGGTTTCCACCGCTATGATGTTGTCATTATGGCTGTCACGGTCGTTATGTTGATTGTGTTG
- the metN gene encoding methionine ABC transporter ATP-binding protein MetN → MIEIKQVNKVFQQGSKQIHALKDINLHIPQGTIFGVIGSSGAGKSTLIRCVNMLEAPTSGSIIVDGVDLTTLSKKQLSETRRNIGMIFQHFNLLSSRTVFDNVALPLELAGKDKEQIKQKVTELLALVGLADKHESYPANLSGGQKQRVAIARALASDPKVLLCDEATSALDPATTQSILELLKEINRKLNITMLLITHEMDVVKSICHEVAIIGGGELVEKGTVGDIFAHPKTELAHEFIRSTLDLSIPEDYEKRLQKTRVDGSYPLVRLEFTGETVDAPLVSQIARKFNIDVSILSSDLDYAGGVKFGMMVAELFGSEADDNAAIEFLREHKVKVEVLGYVL, encoded by the coding sequence ATGATTGAAATTAAGCAAGTCAATAAAGTCTTTCAGCAAGGTTCTAAGCAGATCCATGCCCTGAAAGATATAAATCTTCATATTCCTCAGGGAACAATCTTTGGGGTTATCGGCTCATCAGGTGCTGGTAAAAGTACGCTGATCCGCTGCGTTAATATGCTTGAAGCGCCAACCTCTGGCTCAATCATTGTTGATGGTGTCGACCTAACCACCCTGTCTAAAAAGCAACTCAGTGAAACGCGCCGCAACATCGGCATGATCTTTCAGCACTTTAACCTACTCTCTTCACGTACTGTGTTCGACAATGTGGCACTGCCACTGGAACTTGCGGGTAAAGACAAAGAGCAGATTAAACAGAAAGTCACTGAACTGCTTGCACTGGTAGGGCTTGCCGACAAACATGAGTCTTATCCAGCGAACTTAAGTGGTGGTCAAAAGCAGCGTGTCGCCATCGCTCGTGCCCTCGCCTCTGACCCTAAAGTTCTGCTTTGTGATGAAGCCACCAGCGCACTCGATCCAGCGACAACTCAATCAATTTTAGAGCTGCTCAAAGAGATCAATCGAAAGCTCAATATCACTATGCTATTGATTACCCACGAAATGGATGTGGTAAAGAGTATCTGTCATGAAGTGGCGATCATCGGTGGCGGTGAGCTGGTAGAAAAAGGCACTGTTGGTGATATTTTTGCTCATCCGAAAACAGAACTTGCACACGAATTTATCCGTTCGACGTTGGATCTGTCTATTCCTGAAGACTATGAAAAGCGCCTACAGAAAACACGCGTAGACGGCAGTTACCCACTGGTACGTCTTGAGTTTACTGGCGAAACTGTGGACGCACCGCTGGTAAGCCAAATCGCTCGTAAGTTCAACATTGACGTCAGCATTTTGAGCTCAGACCTTGATTACGCTGGCGGCGTTAAATTCGGCATGATGGTGGCAGAGCTGTTTGGTAGTGAGGCTGATGATAATGCCGCTATCGAGTTTCTTCGTGAACATAAAGTAAAAGTTGAGGTACTTGGCTATGTCCTTTAA
- the treR gene encoding trehalose operon repressor TreR — translation MNKKLTILDIAKLAGVGKSTVSRVITNDPKVKPATREKVEQVIREYGYVPSKSAQSMRGGSQKVIGVIISRLDSVSENRAVSTMLSVLYGAGYDVVIMESQFSIEKTQEHLEVLKRRNVDGVIVFGFTGCDEDILLDWGHRAVVIAMDTQAISSINYDNQGVIQVALDHLSHIGAQDIAFIGVDPQDKTTGFARLSAYQSWCEANSRPINFATGQLSHESAYQLVDEVLSPTVQAIACASDTLALGVIKRLQELDRNDIHVTGVGGNELLSFLFPSVFSVDPGYDSAGEKAAQMLINQLSGHHIVTHLTQKPL, via the coding sequence ATGAATAAAAAGCTCACTATTCTTGATATCGCAAAATTAGCCGGTGTTGGCAAATCAACGGTTTCGCGTGTGATCACCAATGATCCCAAGGTTAAGCCTGCGACGCGTGAAAAAGTAGAACAGGTGATTCGTGAATATGGATATGTGCCGTCCAAGTCTGCGCAGTCGATGCGTGGTGGTAGCCAAAAGGTGATTGGCGTTATTATCTCGAGGCTGGATTCTGTATCCGAGAATCGCGCGGTAAGCACTATGCTAAGCGTGCTCTACGGTGCGGGCTATGATGTGGTGATCATGGAGAGTCAGTTTAGTATTGAGAAAACCCAAGAGCACTTAGAAGTGTTAAAACGTCGCAATGTTGATGGTGTGATTGTGTTTGGCTTCACTGGCTGTGATGAAGACATCCTTCTCGACTGGGGCCATCGAGCGGTAGTCATTGCAATGGACACCCAAGCTATCTCTTCGATCAACTATGATAATCAAGGCGTGATTCAAGTCGCACTGGATCATTTATCACATATTGGGGCACAAGATATCGCGTTCATTGGTGTTGACCCCCAAGACAAAACGACCGGCTTTGCTCGTCTGTCTGCCTATCAATCATGGTGTGAAGCCAACTCACGTCCGATTAATTTCGCTACAGGACAACTGAGTCATGAGAGTGCCTATCAATTGGTCGACGAGGTGCTATCGCCGACCGTACAAGCGATAGCGTGTGCAAGTGACACGCTTGCACTCGGCGTAATTAAGCGTCTACAAGAACTCGATCGAAACGATATTCACGTGACGGGTGTTGGGGGTAATGAACTGCTATCCTTTCTTTTTCCAAGCGTATTCAGTGTTGATCCAGGTTATGACAGCGCAGGCGAGAAAGCTGCACAAATGTTGATAAATCAACTGTCTGGACATCATATAGTCACGCATCTAACCCAAAAGCCTCTCTGA